A single genomic interval of Penicillium psychrofluorescens genome assembly, chromosome: 2 harbors:
- a CDS encoding uncharacterized protein (ID:PFLUO_002312-T1.cds;~source:funannotate), translating into MTTPNIPYSYYGNNGALLHCASAVYTDYGWGPYRECVGSTWTDSNSKGVFHSVSVDTLTESPVTAGNWAEASTTAGDFNPTAAAQDLVTRFYTAFSNLCTSTGPPVTKTINATTWYENSVLPGGAVGSFTTGTSVATYYTCDNGPQVSAMPWWFPSTEGPDASSDGFNHEGEIVVSLGQSQYTPENLQQWLWGLAATFAHVAIRNAVNSTIDREEGREIISMPVNLLMVPAQVDLNYYNSLNMGPLEQMTGLASFHLKDSAVIACEVAEALNEAIGALFGYAEQWAQLPNDLKWIGEEAGVEFQVNAGEEC; encoded by the coding sequence ATGACTACGCCAAACATTCCTTACAGTTATTACGGCAATAATGGCGCGCTGCTCCACTGTGCGTCGGCCGTGTACACTGACTATGGCTGGGGTCCCTACAGAGAATGTGTGGGTTCTACCTGGACAGACTCTAACTCAAAGGGCGTCTTCCACAGTGTGTCTGTGGATACCCTTACTGAGTCCCCAGTCACAGCTGGAAACTGGGCAGAAGCATCTACAACAGCGGGCGACTTCAACCCCACCGCGGCTGCCCAAGACCTAGTGACTAGGTTCTACACAGCTTTCTCCAATCTCTGCACGAGCACTGGCCCCCCAGTTACTAAAACGATAAATGCAACAACATGGTATGAGAATTCTGTACTTCCAGGGGGTGCCGTAGGCTCGTTCACAACGGGTACCTCTGTGGCCACCTATTATACCTGCGACAACGGACCACAAGTGAGCGCCATGCCGTGGTGGTTTCCTTCTACGGAAGGTCCTGATGCTAGCTCTGATGGATTTAATCATGAAGGAGAGATAGTGGTCTCCCTGGGACAGTCACAGTACACCCCTGAGAATCTTCAGCAGTGGCTTTGGGGACTAGCCGCTACATTTGCACATGTGGCCATCAGGAATGCCGTTAATTCCACTATTGACCGTGAAGAGGGACGAGAGATTATTTCTATGCCTGTCAACTTGCTTATGGTCCCAGCTCAAGTCGACCTCAACTATTACAACTCCCTGAACATGGGGCCGTTAGAGCAGATGACTGGTCTAGCGAGTTTTCACTTGAAGGACTCAGCTGTTATTGCGTGTGAGGTTGCAGAAGCTCTGAATGAGGCTATCGGTGCTCTTTTCGGCTATGCCGAACAGTGGGCTCAACTCCCCAACGATCTCAAATGGATTGGGGAAGAAGCAGGCGTCGAGTTTCAGGTCAACGCTGGAGAGGAGTGTTAG
- a CDS encoding uncharacterized protein (ID:PFLUO_002310-T1.cds;~source:funannotate), with the protein MATEKRTWFITGCSSGFGEQLVRQLRALGDNVVATGRNADSKLAHLKDTGATILNLDVTAPQAELDATFQQAIDIYGGVDVLVNNAGYIQCGAIEELTQDDMQRSLNTNFHGPINLTRSALSHFRSKGETGGGLIIYMSSQSGFIGEPAGAGYCASKFALEGAVESLAKELGWLAPGIKLLLLEPGIFSTEVMKNINHIPNRVEFWKPLNEACRVRGAGNYGKEPGNAVDLVSKVIQIAKGTGVAEGKELPLRIPFGSDCVKAFREKLQGFMKIVDDWDEVARSTDFPDQKGPMPDLPDK; encoded by the exons ATGGCCACAGAGAAGAGAACTTGGTTTATTACTGGCTGCTCAAGTGGCTTCGGAGAGCAGCTTGTCCGACAGCTGCGCGCCCTGGGCGACAACGTCGTCGCGACTGGGCGTAACGCCGACAGCAAGCTAGCCCACCTCAAAGACACGGGGGCTACAATCCTCAACCTCGATGTCACGGCACCCCAGGCTGAGCTGGATGCCACATTTCAGCAGGCAATTGATATCTATGGCGGCGTCGATGTGCTTGTCAATAATGCGGGATATATCCAGTGCGGGGCTATTGAGGAACTCAC GCAGGATGATATGCAGCGATCCCTCAACACCAACTTCCATGGGCCTATTAACCTAACCCGGTCTGCATTATCGCACTTTCGGAGCAAGGGAGAAACCGGTGGAGGTCTCATTATCTACATGAGCTCACAGTCCGGATTCATCGGCGAACCAGCTGGAGCGGGCTACTGTGCGAGCAAATTTGCGCTCGAAG GTGCGGTAGAGAGCCTGGCAAAGGAGCTAGGGTGGCTGGCACCGGGAATCAAACTGCTTCTACTGGAACCAGGCATCTTCAGCACCGAAGTCATGAAAAACATCAACCACATTCCGAACCGCGTTGAGTTCTGGAAACCGCTTAACGAAGCTTGCCGTGTTCGTGGTGCGGGGAACTATGGCAAAGAGCCCGGTAATGCCGTTGACCTAGTTTCTAAGGTCATCCAGATTGCCAAGGGCACAGGTGTTGCCGAAGGAAAAGAACTGCCATTGCGCATCCCTTTCGGGAGCGACTGCGTGAAGGCCTTCCGCGAGAAACTCCAGGGCTTCATGAAGATTGTCGATGATTGGGATGAGGTGGCCCGTAGCACGGACTTTCCCGACCAGAAGGGCCCAATGCCGGACCTGCCGGATAAATAA
- a CDS encoding uncharacterized protein (ID:PFLUO_002309-T1.cds;~source:funannotate) yields the protein MDILRAGDEIVCVVARLTPDQVKSWKTDIVEEIDPDERSKKVVHFDDFDDYDFLREDIPEFHYESDLYKRNPSEYEPANGKVIKDDDAVLEMKFISQPQTTQIEDLATFEFKDYAGSGITVYVHDTGINLQHPEFTTPVPWVTRGTHEWLYPKGSEITGLFGKVIPHPTEDEPSGHGTCVADKVVGTHFGVAKGASLKVVPFIEEVINFSYLLAGLQAIVDDMKRQRKTDREKGYFPVVNLSYRLNELSDRDIEKYRKFLKVMVAFDAVIVGAAGNRRLQGVEGVEQYPAKFVEEYAFKENMIITGAVDMLGHQAIFSQGGPLVEIWAPGTRDSTNGLECAGATGEGTVLKKGTSYAAPQVSGLVAYLYSLYPGLRTPGSAAPKVLAKLKQLAYPRFGGGPKSVWNGAYGQVYCT from the exons ATGGATATATTGAGGGCCGGAGATGAGATCGTCTGCGTTGTTGCTCGGTTGACCCCAGACCAAGTCAAATCGTGGAAAACGGACATT GTCGAGGAAATTGATCCGGACGAACGAAGCAAGAAAGTCGTCCACTTTGATGACTTTGATGACTATGACTTCTTGAGAGAGGACATACCCGAGTTTCATTACGAATCTGATCTCTATAAACGCAACCCCTCTGAATACGAACCTGCCAATGGAAAGGTCATTAAAGACGATGACGCTGTTCTAGAGATGAAATTTATCTCACAGCCCCAGACAACGCAAATCGAAGATCTAGCCACCTTTGAGTTTAAGGATTATGCTGGATCGGGTATCACTGTCTATGTACACGACACTGGTATCAACTTGCAGCACCCCGAATTTACGACACCGGTCCCATGGGTTACCAGGGGTACACATGAATGGCTTTATCCAAAGGGAAGCGAAATTACTGGACTTTTTGGCAAAGTGATCCCACACCCAACGGAGGACGAACCTAGCGGACATGGCACCTGTGTTGCTGACAAAGTGGTGGGCACACATTTTGGTGTTGCCAAAGGCGCCAGTTTGAAGGTTGTTCCCTTCATTGAGGAAGTGATTAATTTCTCGTACTTGTTGGCCGGGTTGCAAGCTATCGTTGATGATATGAAACGTCAAAGGAAGACAGACAGAGAAAAAGGTTATTTTCCTGTGGTGAACTTGAGCTATCGACTTAACGAACTCAGCGACAGAGATATTGAGAAGTATAGGAAGTTTCTGAAAGTGATGGTTGCTTTTGATGCTGTTATTGTGGGAGCTGCAGGCAATCGCAGACTACAAGGGGTCGAAGGCGTGGAGCAATATCCAGCCAAGTTTGTCGAAGAATACGCCTTTAAAGAGAACATGATCATTACTGGCGCTGTGGATATGTTGGGTCATCAAGCAATATTCTCACAAGGTGGCCCACTGGTCGAAATATGGGCTCCAGGCACTAGGGACTCAACAAATGGCCTTGAATGCGCGGGAGCTACGGGTGAGGGGACAGTTCTCAAGAAAGGCACGTCGTATGCGGCCCCGCAAGTCTCTGGCCTTGTGGCCTACTTGTATTCTCTTTATCCTGGGCTTCGCACTCCTGGCTCGGCAGCTCCAAAGGTATTAGCTAAACTCAAACAGTTGGCTTATCCGCgttttggtggtggtccAAAGAGTGTGTGGAATGGTGCATATGGACAGGTGTATTGTACTTAA
- a CDS encoding uncharacterized protein (ID:PFLUO_002311-T1.cds;~source:funannotate), protein MILNIPEEYRDKLEVIEPTDCRTDEQIFASLSEYKPITSEKNVWAYWHSGLSNMPKWNQRNVIDWVRILGPEWTVRVLDSVAGSVNHVLQFAPESLMPSAFVDRTMDGPFVGQHGADLTRTACLYEHGGVWMDVGSILVRHLDRVCWNELEDANSPYKVAMFMLWGLAPGNFFVAARKNDPLIYQWHFLFSHLWGDQKNIQGSLSHPLIAPIVPQTFENMTEKFDYDWIDFDVALSYAAQIICLTRLFCLEENGEGFSGVDYWRNNVLALDAGEETARAEWQRSFVGFGQRALDILTLPCSGLDEDPTSEKYKDAERMVWDLLANSTIWKVTHAQGLTHSPQLGVLLDMPENEGKDAAPNTFGELFRYGTRHLRQKREHVARMPKREPTVTWKKGVLEP, encoded by the exons ATGATCCTGAATATTCCAGAGGAGTACCGTGACAAGCTGGAAGTTATTGAGCCAACGGATTGCCGGACAGATGAACAAATTTTTGCAAGCCTCTCAGAATACAAGCCAATCACATCGGAGAAGAATGTTTGGGCTTATTGGCATTCCGGATTGAGCAACATGCCCAAGTGGAACCAGAGGAATGTCATCGACTGGGTTCGCATCCTTGGTCCAGAATGGACCGTCCGTGTTTTGGACAGTGTAGCTGGATCAGTTAATCATGTCCTTCAATTCGCCCCAGAGAGTCTCATGCCCTCGGCTTTTGTTGATCGGACCATGGATGGACCGTTTGTGGGCCAGCATGGAGCTGATTTGACGCGCACAGCTTGTCTGTATGAGCACGGTGGAGTATGGATGGATGTTGGAAGTATTCTCGTTCGACACCTTGATCGTGTTTGTTGGAATGAGCTAGAAGATGCAAACTCGCCATATAAGGTAGCCATGTTTATGCTCTGGGGACTTGCACCTGGCAACTTCTTTGTGGCAGCTCGAAAGAACGACCCTTTGATCTACCAATG GCATTTCCTCTTTTCACACCTTTGGGGCGACCAGAAAAATATCCAAGGGAGTTTGTCTCACCCTCTCATCGCGCCAATCGTACCCCAAACATTCGAGAATATGACCGAAAAATTCGATTATGACTGGATCGATTTTGACGTTGCCCTGAGTTATGCTGCACAGATCATATGTCTTACTCGGCTTTTCTGTCTGGAAGAGAACGGAGAAGGATTCTCTGGAGTTGACTATTGGCGAAACAATGTTTTAGCTTTAGACGCAGGGGAGGAGACTGCGCGTGCAGAGTGGCAAAGGAGCTTCGTGGGATTTGGTCAGCGTGCTCTCGACATACTTACGCTGCCATGCTCGGGACTAGACGAGGATCCGACATCAGAAAAGTACAAGGATGCTGAGAGAATGGTTTgggatcttcttgccaatTCAACTATATGGAAAGTTACGCATGCACAGGGTTTGACACATTCCCCCCAACTGGGAGTTCTACTGGACATGCCCGAGAACGAAGGCAAAGATGCGGCACCAAACACATTTGGTGAGCTATTCCGATATGGCACAAGGCATCTCCGCCAGAAAAGAGAACATGTGGCAAGGATGCCTAAGCGAGAGCCAACTGTGACGTGGAAGAAGGGTGTTTTAGAGCCATAG